In Phyllopteryx taeniolatus isolate TA_2022b chromosome 13, UOR_Ptae_1.2, whole genome shotgun sequence, the following are encoded in one genomic region:
- the dctn1b gene encoding dynactin subunit 1 isoform X1 has protein sequence MSQPRRSTFSRTPRMSSDGGGGRPPKAGSLVEVIGKGHRGRVAYIGATLFASGKWVGVILDEAKGKNDGTVQGKRYFTCEDGHGIFVRQSQIQLVDDGADTTSPETPEPSATKVPKRDILDTSKSTKLRGVKPKKTPAPRKTTARRPKQPSRPAGSGGKGPASGSASASAGEMSSSEASTPAQTPLAAPVIPTLHSPGNPPPPVPSKEEEALRTQVKDLEEKLETLKVKRTEDKAKVKELEKYKIQLEQLQEWRSKMQEQQAELQKQLKEAKREAKEALEAREHYMEEMSDTADAIEMATLDKEMAEERAESLQLEVDSMKEKVEELTMDLEILKHEIEEKGSDGAASSYHVKQLEEQNSRLKEALVRMRDLSASEKQEHLKLQKQMEKKNVELDALRGNKEKLQEEMSAAEKTIDELKEQVDAALGAEEMVETLTERNLDLEEKVRELRETVTDLEAINEMNDELQENARETELELREMLDLSAARVREADKRVEAAQETVADYQQTIKKYRELTAHLQEVNRELTSQQEATAELQQQQRPAPAEMFDFKIKFAETKAYAKAMEMELRKMEVTQANRHVSLLTSFMPESFLRHGGDHDCILVLLLLPRLVCKAELISKQAQEKFDLNENCAERSGLRGSAGEQLSFAGGLVYSLSLLRATLHKYEQALSQCGVEVYKKIGSLYSEMSVHERSLDFLIELLHKDQLDETVNVEVLTKAIKYYQQLYGVHLSEQSEDCTLQLADHIRFTQSALDCVSVEAGRLRAFLHAGQETTDLAVLLKDLETSCGDVRQFCKKIRRRMPGTDAPGIPSALCFGPQVSETLRECRKQLTWAVALLQEVAAAGAQMMSPLGEHEGLAAVKLEDVAFKAGEQIYGRPGANPYECLRQSCCVVIATMNKMATAMQEGEYDAERPRAKDTPPVELRAAAVRAEMTDAEGLGMKLEDRETVIKELKKSLKIKGEELSEANVRLSLLEKKLDSSSKDADERVEKIQTRLDEAQNLLKKKEKNFEETMDALQADIDQLEAEKAELKQRVVGGGQAKMAGDGPRGGGPPGMPACASCASGVQVVDSPLLTCQLEAQRHCIKQLKNQNNWLKAEKMRSQLAALPPLRVTKLPSRDSGLAPLSGALYRKTDQLLETLLQMSANVKVVDITGKCPVTPSAQLLEQTARLQSLRDTLDRLKDEVAEHVVKQQPGARVPSDFATFPATAFVKLNGHFPLRTSCPKPRDVLRGTHAATERSKRDWKSHRKACKWNIIFEFI, from the exons ATGTCACAACCCAGGAGGAGCACGTTCAGTCGG ACGCCCAGGATGAGCTCGGACGGCGGCGGGGGGCGGCCCCCCAAGGCGGGTTCCTTGGTGGAGGTGATCGGCAAGGGGCACCGCGGCAGGGTGGCCTACATCGGCGCCACCCTCTTCGCCTCGGGCAAGTGGGTGGGCGTCATCCTGGACGAGGCTAAAGGCAAGAACGACGGCACCGTGCAGGGGAAGCGCTACTTCACCTGCGAGGACGGCCACGGCATTTTTGTCAGACAGTCGCAG ATCCAACTCGTAGACGATGGCGCAGACACCACGTCCCCCGAGACGCCCGAGCCCAGCGCCACCAAGGTGCCCAAGCGAG ACATCCTGGACACCTCCAAGTCCACCAAACTG CGAGGAGTCAAGCCCAAAAAG ACTCCGGCTCCTCGTAAG acCACGGCCAGAAGGCCCAAG CAGCCGAGCCGTCCCGCAGGCTCCGGCGGGAAGGGGCCGGCGTCCGGCTCGGCCTCGGCTTCGGCCGGCGAGATGAGCAGCAGCGAGGCCAGCACGCCCGCCCAGACCCCGCTGGCCGCCCCGGTCATCCCCACCTTGCACTCGCCCGGGAACCCTCCGCCACCCGTGCCCAGCAAG GAGGAGGAGGCTCTGCGTACTCAGGTGAAGGACCTGGAGGAGAAGCTGGAGACGCTGAAGGTGAAGCGCACTGAGGACAAGGCCAAGGTGAAGGAGCTGGAGAAGTACAAGATCCAGCTGGAGCAGCTGCAGGAGTGGAGGAGCAAGATGCAGGAGCAGCAGGCCGAGCTGCAGAAGCAACTCAAGGAGGCCAAACGG GAGGCCAAGGAAGCCCTGGAGGCCAGGGAGCACTACATGGAGGAGATGTCGGACACGGCCGACGCCATCGAGATGGCCACGCTGGACAAGGAGATGGCCGAGGAGCGCGCGGAGTCCCTGCAGCTGGAGGTGGACTCCATGAAGGAGAAGGTGGAGGAGCTCACCATGGACCTGGAGATCCTCAAGCACGAGATCGAGGAGAAAG GCTCTGACGGCGCTGCGTCCAGCTATCACGTCAAACAGCTGGAGGAGCAAAACAGCAGGCTGAAGGAAGCTCTGGTCAG GATGCGAGATCTGTCGGCGTCGGAGAAGCAGGAGCACTTGAAGCTGCAGAAGCAGATGGAGAAGAAGAACGTGGAGCTGGACGCTTTGAGGGGCAACAAGGAGAAGCTGCAAGAGGAAATGTCAGCGGCGGAGAAGACCATCGACGAGCTCAAAGAGCAG GTGGATGCAGCTTTGGGGGCCGAGGAGATGGTGGAGACCCTGACGGAGAGGAACTTGGATCTGGAGGAGAAAGTGCGGGAGCTGAGGGAGACCGTCACCGACTTG GAGGCCATCAACGAGATGAACGACGAGCTGCAGGAGAACGCCCGCGAGACGGAGCTGGAGCTGAGGGAGATGCTGGACCTGAGCGCGGCCCGCGTGCGAGAGGCCGACAAGCGGGTGGAGGCGGCGCAGGAGACGGTGGCCGACTACCAGCAGACCATCAAGAAGTACCGCGAGCTCACCGCTCACCTGCAG GAAGTGAACCGGGAGCTGACCAGCCAGCAGGAAGCGACCGCCGAgcttcagcagcagcagcggccgGCGCCGGCCGAGATGTTTGACTTCAAGATCAAGTTTGCTGAGACAAAGGCGTACGCCAAG GCCATGGAGATGGAGCTGAGAAAGATGGAGGTGACTCAGGCCAACAGACACGTTTCCCTGCTCACCTCCTTCATGCCCGAGTCGTTCCTGCGCCACGGCGGCGACCACGACTGCATCCTGGTGCTGCTGCTCCTCCCCAGACTCGTCTGCAAG GCGGAGCTGATCAGCAAACAAGCGCAGGAGAAGTTCGATCTGAACGAGAACTGCGCGGAGCGAAGCGGACTGAGGGGGTCCGCGGGCGAGCAGCTGAGCTTCGCCGGCGGCCTGGTCTACTCGCTGAGCCTGCTGCGGGCCACCCTCCACAAATATGAACA aGCGCTGTCCCAGTGCGGCGTGGAGGTGTACAAGAAGATCGGCTCTCTGTATTCCGAGATGAGCGTCCACGAGCGCTCGCTGGACTTCCTGATCGAGCTGCTGCACAAGGACCAGCTGGACGAGACGGTCAACGTGGAGGTGCTCACCAAGGCCATCAAGTACTACCAG CAACTGTACGGCGTTCATCTGTCCGAGCAGAGCGAGGATTGCACCCTGCAGCTGGCCGACCACATCAGA TTCACGCAGAGCGCGCTGGACTGCGTGTCGGTGGAGGCGGGCCGCCTGCGGGCCTTCCTGCACGCCGGCCAAGAGACGACCGACCTGGCCGTGCTGCTCAAGGACCTGGAGACGTCCTGCGGCGACGTGCGGCAGTTCTGCAAGAAGATCCGCCGCCGCATGCCGGGCACCGACGCGCCGGGCATCCCGTCGGCGCTCTGCTTCGGGCCGCAG GTGTCGGAGACGCTGCGGGAGTGCCGCAAGCAGCTGACGTGGGCGGTGGCGCTGCTGCAGGAGGTGGCGGCGGCCGGAGCGCAGATGATGTCGCCGCTGGGCGAGCACGAGGGGCTGGCGGCCGTCAAGCTGGAGGACGTGGCCTTCAAGGCGGGAGAGCAG ATTTACGGCCGGCCGGGCGCGAACCCGTACGAGTGTCTCCGTCAGTCGTGCTGCGTCGTCATAGCGACCATGAACAAGATGGCCACCGCCATGCAGGAGGGCGAGTACGACGCCGAGCGGCCTCGCGCCAAG GACACGCCTCCCGTGGAGCTGCGGGCGGCGGCCGTTCGCGCGGAAATGACGGACGCGGAAGGTTTGGGGATGAAGCTGGAGGACAGGGAGACGGTCATCAAGGAGCTCAAGAAGTCGCTCAAGATTaag GGCGAAGAATTGAGCGAGGCCAACGTGCGGCTGAGCCTGCTGGAGAAGAAGCTGGACAGCTCGTCCAAAGACGCCGACGAGCGCGTGGAGAAGATTCAAACCCGACTGGACGAAGCTCAGAACCTCCTCAAGAAAAAAGAGAA GAACTTCGAGGAGACGATGGACGCGCTGCAGGCCGACATCGACCAGCTGGAGGCCGAGAAGGCCGAGCTCAAGCAGCGCGTCGTCGGCGGCGGTCAGGCCAAGATGGCCGGCGACGGCCCGCGAGGCGGCGGTCCGCCCGGAATGCCCG CTTGCGCGTCGTGCGCGTCAGGCGTCCAGGTGGTGGACTCACCACTGTTGACATGTCAGCTGGAAGCTCAGCGCCATTGCATCAAGCAGCTCAAGAATCAAAACAACTGGCTCAAG GCGGAGAAGATGCGAAGCCAGCTGGCGGCGCTGCCCCCGCTGCGCGTCACCAAGCTGCCCTCAAGGGACAGCGGCCTTGCGCCGCTCTCCGGCGCCCTCTACAGGAAGACGGACCAGCTGCTGGAGACGTTGCTGCAGATGAGCGCCAATGTCAAAGTGGTCGACATCACCGGAAAATGTCCCG TGACTCCGAGCGCTCAACTTCTGGAGCAGACGGCTCGTTTGCAGTCGCTGCGTGACACGCTGGACAGACTTAAG GACGAGGTGGCCGAGCACGTGGTCAAGCAGCAGCCCGGCGCTCGGGTGCCGTCGGACTTTGCCACCTTTCCCGCCACCGCCTTCGTCAAG CTAAATGGCCACTTTCCTCTGAGAACTTCATGTCCGAAGCCTCGCGACGTTCTCCGAGGGACGCACGCGGCCACGGAACGTTCCaaaagagactggaagagtcacagaaaggcatgcAAGTGGAATATaatatttgaattcatttaa
- the dctn1b gene encoding dynactin subunit 1 isoform X4, whose translation MSQPRRSTFSRTPRMSSDGGGGRPPKAGSLVEVIGKGHRGRVAYIGATLFASGKWVGVILDEAKGKNDGTVQGKRYFTCEDGHGIFVRQSQIQLVDDGADTTSPETPEPSATKVPKRDILDTSKSTKLRGVKPKKTTARRPKQPSRPAGSGGKGPASGSASASAGEMSSSEASTPAQTPLAAPVIPTLHSPGNPPPPVPSKEEEALRTQVKDLEEKLETLKVKRTEDKAKVKELEKYKIQLEQLQEWRSKMQEQQAELQKQLKEAKREAKEALEAREHYMEEMSDTADAIEMATLDKEMAEERAESLQLEVDSMKEKVEELTMDLEILKHEIEEKGSDGAASSYHVKQLEEQNSRLKEALVRMRDLSASEKQEHLKLQKQMEKKNVELDALRGNKEKLQEEMSAAEKTIDELKEQVDAALGAEEMVETLTERNLDLEEKVRELRETVTDLEAINEMNDELQENARETELELREMLDLSAARVREADKRVEAAQETVADYQQTIKKYRELTAHLQEVNRELTSQQEATAELQQQQRPAPAEMFDFKIKFAETKAYAKAMEMELRKMEVTQANRHVSLLTSFMPESFLRHGGDHDCILVLLLLPRLVCKAELISKQAQEKFDLNENCAERSGLRGSAGEQLSFAGGLVYSLSLLRATLHKYEQALSQCGVEVYKKIGSLYSEMSVHERSLDFLIELLHKDQLDETVNVEVLTKAIKYYQQLYGVHLSEQSEDCTLQLADHIRFTQSALDCVSVEAGRLRAFLHAGQETTDLAVLLKDLETSCGDVRQFCKKIRRRMPGTDAPGIPSALCFGPQVSETLRECRKQLTWAVALLQEVAAAGAQMMSPLGEHEGLAAVKLEDVAFKAGEQIYGRPGANPYECLRQSCCVVIATMNKMATAMQEGEYDAERPRAKDTPPVELRAAAVRAEMTDAEGLGMKLEDRETVIKELKKSLKIKGEELSEANVRLSLLEKKLDSSSKDADERVEKIQTRLDEAQNLLKKKEKNFEETMDALQADIDQLEAEKAELKQRVVGGGQAKMAGDGPRGGGPPGMPACASCASGVQVVDSPLLTCQLEAQRHCIKQLKNQNNWLKAEKMRSQLAALPPLRVTKLPSRDSGLAPLSGALYRKTDQLLETLLQMSANVKVVDITGKCPVTPSAQLLEQTARLQSLRDTLDRLKDEVAEHVVKQQPGARVPSDFATFPATAFVKLNGHFPLRTSCPKPRDVLRGTHAATERSKRDWKSHRKACKWNIIFEFI comes from the exons ATGTCACAACCCAGGAGGAGCACGTTCAGTCGG ACGCCCAGGATGAGCTCGGACGGCGGCGGGGGGCGGCCCCCCAAGGCGGGTTCCTTGGTGGAGGTGATCGGCAAGGGGCACCGCGGCAGGGTGGCCTACATCGGCGCCACCCTCTTCGCCTCGGGCAAGTGGGTGGGCGTCATCCTGGACGAGGCTAAAGGCAAGAACGACGGCACCGTGCAGGGGAAGCGCTACTTCACCTGCGAGGACGGCCACGGCATTTTTGTCAGACAGTCGCAG ATCCAACTCGTAGACGATGGCGCAGACACCACGTCCCCCGAGACGCCCGAGCCCAGCGCCACCAAGGTGCCCAAGCGAG ACATCCTGGACACCTCCAAGTCCACCAAACTG CGAGGAGTCAAGCCCAAAAAG acCACGGCCAGAAGGCCCAAG CAGCCGAGCCGTCCCGCAGGCTCCGGCGGGAAGGGGCCGGCGTCCGGCTCGGCCTCGGCTTCGGCCGGCGAGATGAGCAGCAGCGAGGCCAGCACGCCCGCCCAGACCCCGCTGGCCGCCCCGGTCATCCCCACCTTGCACTCGCCCGGGAACCCTCCGCCACCCGTGCCCAGCAAG GAGGAGGAGGCTCTGCGTACTCAGGTGAAGGACCTGGAGGAGAAGCTGGAGACGCTGAAGGTGAAGCGCACTGAGGACAAGGCCAAGGTGAAGGAGCTGGAGAAGTACAAGATCCAGCTGGAGCAGCTGCAGGAGTGGAGGAGCAAGATGCAGGAGCAGCAGGCCGAGCTGCAGAAGCAACTCAAGGAGGCCAAACGG GAGGCCAAGGAAGCCCTGGAGGCCAGGGAGCACTACATGGAGGAGATGTCGGACACGGCCGACGCCATCGAGATGGCCACGCTGGACAAGGAGATGGCCGAGGAGCGCGCGGAGTCCCTGCAGCTGGAGGTGGACTCCATGAAGGAGAAGGTGGAGGAGCTCACCATGGACCTGGAGATCCTCAAGCACGAGATCGAGGAGAAAG GCTCTGACGGCGCTGCGTCCAGCTATCACGTCAAACAGCTGGAGGAGCAAAACAGCAGGCTGAAGGAAGCTCTGGTCAG GATGCGAGATCTGTCGGCGTCGGAGAAGCAGGAGCACTTGAAGCTGCAGAAGCAGATGGAGAAGAAGAACGTGGAGCTGGACGCTTTGAGGGGCAACAAGGAGAAGCTGCAAGAGGAAATGTCAGCGGCGGAGAAGACCATCGACGAGCTCAAAGAGCAG GTGGATGCAGCTTTGGGGGCCGAGGAGATGGTGGAGACCCTGACGGAGAGGAACTTGGATCTGGAGGAGAAAGTGCGGGAGCTGAGGGAGACCGTCACCGACTTG GAGGCCATCAACGAGATGAACGACGAGCTGCAGGAGAACGCCCGCGAGACGGAGCTGGAGCTGAGGGAGATGCTGGACCTGAGCGCGGCCCGCGTGCGAGAGGCCGACAAGCGGGTGGAGGCGGCGCAGGAGACGGTGGCCGACTACCAGCAGACCATCAAGAAGTACCGCGAGCTCACCGCTCACCTGCAG GAAGTGAACCGGGAGCTGACCAGCCAGCAGGAAGCGACCGCCGAgcttcagcagcagcagcggccgGCGCCGGCCGAGATGTTTGACTTCAAGATCAAGTTTGCTGAGACAAAGGCGTACGCCAAG GCCATGGAGATGGAGCTGAGAAAGATGGAGGTGACTCAGGCCAACAGACACGTTTCCCTGCTCACCTCCTTCATGCCCGAGTCGTTCCTGCGCCACGGCGGCGACCACGACTGCATCCTGGTGCTGCTGCTCCTCCCCAGACTCGTCTGCAAG GCGGAGCTGATCAGCAAACAAGCGCAGGAGAAGTTCGATCTGAACGAGAACTGCGCGGAGCGAAGCGGACTGAGGGGGTCCGCGGGCGAGCAGCTGAGCTTCGCCGGCGGCCTGGTCTACTCGCTGAGCCTGCTGCGGGCCACCCTCCACAAATATGAACA aGCGCTGTCCCAGTGCGGCGTGGAGGTGTACAAGAAGATCGGCTCTCTGTATTCCGAGATGAGCGTCCACGAGCGCTCGCTGGACTTCCTGATCGAGCTGCTGCACAAGGACCAGCTGGACGAGACGGTCAACGTGGAGGTGCTCACCAAGGCCATCAAGTACTACCAG CAACTGTACGGCGTTCATCTGTCCGAGCAGAGCGAGGATTGCACCCTGCAGCTGGCCGACCACATCAGA TTCACGCAGAGCGCGCTGGACTGCGTGTCGGTGGAGGCGGGCCGCCTGCGGGCCTTCCTGCACGCCGGCCAAGAGACGACCGACCTGGCCGTGCTGCTCAAGGACCTGGAGACGTCCTGCGGCGACGTGCGGCAGTTCTGCAAGAAGATCCGCCGCCGCATGCCGGGCACCGACGCGCCGGGCATCCCGTCGGCGCTCTGCTTCGGGCCGCAG GTGTCGGAGACGCTGCGGGAGTGCCGCAAGCAGCTGACGTGGGCGGTGGCGCTGCTGCAGGAGGTGGCGGCGGCCGGAGCGCAGATGATGTCGCCGCTGGGCGAGCACGAGGGGCTGGCGGCCGTCAAGCTGGAGGACGTGGCCTTCAAGGCGGGAGAGCAG ATTTACGGCCGGCCGGGCGCGAACCCGTACGAGTGTCTCCGTCAGTCGTGCTGCGTCGTCATAGCGACCATGAACAAGATGGCCACCGCCATGCAGGAGGGCGAGTACGACGCCGAGCGGCCTCGCGCCAAG GACACGCCTCCCGTGGAGCTGCGGGCGGCGGCCGTTCGCGCGGAAATGACGGACGCGGAAGGTTTGGGGATGAAGCTGGAGGACAGGGAGACGGTCATCAAGGAGCTCAAGAAGTCGCTCAAGATTaag GGCGAAGAATTGAGCGAGGCCAACGTGCGGCTGAGCCTGCTGGAGAAGAAGCTGGACAGCTCGTCCAAAGACGCCGACGAGCGCGTGGAGAAGATTCAAACCCGACTGGACGAAGCTCAGAACCTCCTCAAGAAAAAAGAGAA GAACTTCGAGGAGACGATGGACGCGCTGCAGGCCGACATCGACCAGCTGGAGGCCGAGAAGGCCGAGCTCAAGCAGCGCGTCGTCGGCGGCGGTCAGGCCAAGATGGCCGGCGACGGCCCGCGAGGCGGCGGTCCGCCCGGAATGCCCG CTTGCGCGTCGTGCGCGTCAGGCGTCCAGGTGGTGGACTCACCACTGTTGACATGTCAGCTGGAAGCTCAGCGCCATTGCATCAAGCAGCTCAAGAATCAAAACAACTGGCTCAAG GCGGAGAAGATGCGAAGCCAGCTGGCGGCGCTGCCCCCGCTGCGCGTCACCAAGCTGCCCTCAAGGGACAGCGGCCTTGCGCCGCTCTCCGGCGCCCTCTACAGGAAGACGGACCAGCTGCTGGAGACGTTGCTGCAGATGAGCGCCAATGTCAAAGTGGTCGACATCACCGGAAAATGTCCCG TGACTCCGAGCGCTCAACTTCTGGAGCAGACGGCTCGTTTGCAGTCGCTGCGTGACACGCTGGACAGACTTAAG GACGAGGTGGCCGAGCACGTGGTCAAGCAGCAGCCCGGCGCTCGGGTGCCGTCGGACTTTGCCACCTTTCCCGCCACCGCCTTCGTCAAG CTAAATGGCCACTTTCCTCTGAGAACTTCATGTCCGAAGCCTCGCGACGTTCTCCGAGGGACGCACGCGGCCACGGAACGTTCCaaaagagactggaagagtcacagaaaggcatgcAAGTGGAATATaatatttgaattcatttaa